Proteins encoded together in one Candidatus Neomarinimicrobiota bacterium window:
- the ffh gene encoding signal recognition particle protein gives MMFEQLSEKLDAVLRNIRGLGKISDKNIRDTSRQIRRVLLEADVHFEVARDFIKRVETKALGVTVTQSVKPGYQFVKILRDEMSSLLGSKSSGITFAKKPPTVILMAGLQGSGKTTTCSKLAKKINDEGKSVMLVAADIYRPAAIDQLKILGKQINIPVYSEGHKDPVKICESAIKEAVAEKIQVVILDTAGRLHVDGEMMQEIEMISAKVNPDETLFVADGMTGQDAVISAKAFSEALQLTGTILTKMDGDARGGAAVSISEVTGVPVKFMGVSEKMDGLEAFDPKRVADRILGMGDVVSLVEKAEKVMDAKQAEKLEEKLKKQSFTLDDYKEQLNQMKNMGPLSQLVGMMPGMNKKMLKGLNLDDRQLIWTEAIINSMTQNERNNPSIIDGSCRSRIAQGSGRTVQEVNQLIKQYFALQKMMKKMGKMKLPAGLNYPIMGAH, from the coding sequence ATCATGTTTGAACAATTATCAGAAAAATTAGACGCTGTTCTCAGGAACATTCGTGGCCTCGGGAAGATTTCGGATAAGAACATTCGAGACACATCTCGTCAGATTCGTCGTGTTCTTTTGGAAGCTGATGTCCATTTTGAAGTCGCGCGAGATTTTATCAAACGCGTAGAAACTAAGGCGCTTGGCGTTACGGTTACCCAATCTGTCAAGCCGGGATATCAGTTCGTCAAAATACTTCGAGATGAAATGTCCTCACTTTTGGGATCCAAATCATCCGGAATAACTTTTGCTAAAAAACCACCGACTGTTATTCTAATGGCCGGATTGCAAGGATCCGGGAAAACTACTACCTGCTCCAAACTTGCCAAAAAAATAAATGACGAAGGAAAATCCGTCATGCTGGTAGCGGCGGATATTTATCGTCCTGCAGCGATTGATCAATTAAAAATTTTAGGGAAACAGATTAATATTCCTGTCTATTCCGAAGGCCATAAGGATCCTGTAAAAATTTGCGAAAGCGCAATTAAAGAAGCCGTAGCGGAAAAAATTCAAGTTGTTATTCTTGATACAGCAGGTAGGCTTCATGTTGATGGCGAAATGATGCAGGAAATTGAAATGATTTCTGCTAAAGTCAATCCGGATGAAACTTTATTTGTAGCGGACGGAATGACCGGACAGGATGCGGTAATTTCTGCCAAAGCATTTTCCGAAGCATTGCAACTTACTGGTACCATTCTTACAAAGATGGACGGTGATGCAAGAGGCGGTGCGGCAGTCAGCATTTCTGAGGTTACCGGTGTTCCGGTCAAGTTTATGGGTGTGAGCGAGAAAATGGATGGACTTGAAGCATTTGATCCCAAACGGGTTGCCGATAGAATTCTGGGGATGGGCGATGTGGTTTCGTTGGTGGAAAAAGCCGAAAAGGTGATGGATGCGAAACAGGCGGAAAAACTGGAAGAAAAATTAAAAAAACAGTCATTCACGCTTGATGACTATAAAGAACAGCTGAACCAAATGAAAAATATGGGTCCCTTAAGCCAACTCGTCGGAATGATGCCCGGTATGAATAAAAAAATGCTAAAAGGCTTAAATTTAGATGACAGGCAACTCATTTGGACGGAAGCAATCATCAATTCCATGACGCAAAACGAGCGAAATAATCCGTCTATTATTGATGGAAGTTGCCGATCTAGAATTGCGCAAGGCTCAGGACGAACTGTCCAAGAAGTAAACCAGCTGATAAAACAATATTTTGCACTGCAAAAAATGATGAAAAAAATGGGTAAAATGAAATTACCTGCAGGACTGAACTACCCAATTATGGGTGCACATTAA
- the rpsP gene encoding 30S ribosomal protein S16 yields MSTKIRLKRIGRRNRPFYRMVVMDSRKRRDGAAIEELGWYDPIKTKDQYVLKQERILHWLKEGAETTDAAHGLLRDSGLAHRWHLMKQGMDEKSIETEMKKWELNREEVKSNRAERAAKKAEEKKTDAVEEIPSEDVKVPTEDAPKDDASATEDATTEEVAEDEEKDEVEKPVEETTEEEPTEGSDAPAEESEEPEDPEEEPKEEAVTEETSNEEPAAEPAEDEKADEPAEEAKEEEKDEDQVEEVKEEETAEAEPLKEVAEDEEKDEVEKPVEETTEEEPTDKSDAPAEEREEPEPEPEPEPEPEPEVEPEKETEETVDESEGIEPAEEQVKAESIEEGKKEDK; encoded by the coding sequence GTGTCAACGAAGATAAGACTGAAACGCATTGGAAGACGAAACCGGCCTTTTTATAGAATGGTCGTAATGGACTCACGCAAACGAAGAGATGGTGCTGCCATCGAAGAGTTGGGCTGGTACGACCCAATTAAAACAAAAGATCAGTATGTTTTAAAACAGGAGAGAATTTTACATTGGCTAAAAGAAGGCGCCGAAACAACAGACGCTGCCCACGGACTTCTCCGCGATTCGGGGTTGGCCCACCGCTGGCATCTGATGAAACAGGGAATGGATGAAAAATCGATTGAAACAGAAATGAAAAAATGGGAACTCAATCGAGAAGAGGTGAAATCTAACCGCGCCGAAAGAGCAGCCAAAAAAGCAGAAGAAAAGAAAACCGATGCAGTTGAGGAAATACCATCCGAAGACGTAAAGGTACCTACTGAAGATGCACCCAAAGATGATGCTTCGGCAACAGAAGATGCGACAACTGAGGAAGTTGCTGAGGATGAGGAAAAGGATGAAGTTGAAAAGCCGGTAGAAGAAACAACTGAAGAAGAGCCAACTGAAGGGTCTGACGCACCTGCTGAAGAAAGCGAAGAACCCGAAGATCCAGAAGAGGAACCAAAGGAAGAAGCTGTGACAGAAGAAACTTCTAACGAAGAACCTGCTGCAGAACCTGCCGAAGATGAAAAAGCAGACGAGCCGGCAGAGGAAGCTAAAGAAGAGGAAAAGGATGAAGATCAGGTTGAGGAAGTAAAAGAGGAAGAAACGGCCGAAGCTGAACCTCTAAAGGAAGTTGCTGAGGATGAGGAAAAGGATGAAGTTGAAAAGCCGGTAGAAGAAACAACTGAAGAAGAGCCAACGGATAAATCTGATGCACCTGCTGAAGAACGCGAAGAACCCGAACCAGAACCTGAGCCTGAACCCGAACCAGAACCTGAAGTAGAACCTGAAAAAGAAACAGAAGAAACAGTGGATGAATCTGAAGGAATTGAGCCAGCTGAAGAGCAAGTTAAAGCAGAAAGTATTGAGGAAGGAAAGAAGGAGGACAAATGA
- a CDS encoding KH domain-containing protein — MMEEFIEVAVKSLVDKPDEVQIHKVETEQSIIFELTVGEGDYGKVIGKKGRNISAIRTILFAINAKEGGKRARLEVIDLVDNE; from the coding sequence ATGATGGAAGAATTCATTGAAGTTGCTGTAAAGTCACTGGTGGATAAACCGGATGAAGTTCAAATTCATAAAGTGGAAACAGAACAAAGCATCATTTTCGAACTCACGGTTGGTGAGGGAGATTATGGCAAAGTCATAGGGAAAAAAGGACGAAATATTTCCGCTATCAGGACAATCCTATTTGCGATTAATGCCAAAGAAGGCGGCAAACGCGCCAGACTAGAAGTTATTGATTTGGTGGATAATGAATAA
- the rimM gene encoding 16S rRNA processing protein RimM has protein sequence MNKLFPIGKVTKVSGLKGEVHVIPLCRYFEDYAENPTLFLGYSNDSALEMKLKKSARIGKKTRILFEGVQNRLEAEALVGQKVFTHASESDPISFVSQDLIGYEVFTDSGKFVGNLKDILWLPANDVYTIEKDEKEFLIPVISEIVNSIDHNNEEIVIRPIDGLMDH, from the coding sequence ATGAATAAACTTTTTCCCATTGGGAAAGTAACCAAAGTCTCCGGGCTAAAAGGTGAAGTGCATGTCATTCCACTCTGCAGATATTTTGAAGATTATGCTGAAAATCCAACTCTATTTTTAGGGTATTCTAATGATTCGGCTTTGGAAATGAAGCTGAAAAAATCTGCCAGAATAGGAAAAAAGACACGAATCTTATTTGAAGGTGTACAAAACAGACTTGAAGCGGAGGCGCTTGTGGGGCAAAAGGTTTTCACACATGCATCCGAAAGTGACCCAATTTCTTTTGTTTCGCAGGATTTGATCGGATACGAAGTCTTCACAGATTCGGGTAAATTCGTAGGCAATTTAAAAGATATTCTTTGGTTGCCTGCAAACGATGTGTACACGATCGAAAAAGATGAGAAAGAGTTTTTAATTCCGGTTATTTCCGAAATCGTAAATTCGATTGATCATAACAATGAAGAAATTGTGATTCGCCCTATAGACGGATTGATGGATCATTAA
- the trmD gene encoding tRNA (guanosine(37)-N1)-methyltransferase TrmD, translating into MQIAIITTVPDLVKTTIRYSILRQGEERDAVQFHVVDLREFGEGNYRQVDDTPFGGGSGMVLMAGPMFKAIEHAFELVGGQDGTAVVYPNPQGEIWSDGVATTLCDTERIIFICGHYKGIDQRVIQKYVTHEFSIGDFVVSAGELPALLMMDSIIRLVPGVLNSRESALSDSFTSGLLDTPWFTKPREIDGMEVPDTLLSGHHDHIDSWRQNQREKRTQMRRPDLWEKYKDKMKSMESEQ; encoded by the coding sequence ATGCAGATAGCAATTATTACAACGGTCCCCGACTTGGTTAAAACAACCATCCGCTATAGTATTCTTCGCCAAGGGGAAGAACGCGATGCCGTCCAATTCCATGTTGTTGATCTAAGAGAGTTTGGCGAAGGAAATTACCGACAGGTTGACGACACCCCTTTTGGTGGCGGTAGTGGAATGGTGTTGATGGCGGGACCCATGTTTAAAGCAATTGAACATGCATTTGAATTGGTAGGCGGACAAGACGGAACAGCCGTGGTGTATCCGAATCCGCAAGGTGAAATATGGTCCGACGGTGTGGCAACAACTTTGTGCGACACAGAACGCATTATTTTTATTTGCGGACATTACAAGGGAATTGATCAACGTGTGATTCAAAAATATGTCACACATGAATTTTCTATTGGCGATTTTGTTGTGTCAGCAGGCGAACTTCCTGCACTATTGATGATGGATAGCATTATTCGCTTAGTCCCGGGTGTATTGAATTCCCGAGAATCTGCCTTGTCCGATAGTTTTACATCCGGCTTACTTGATACTCCCTGGTTCACAAAACCTAGGGAAATAGATGGAATGGAAGTTCCTGATACCCTTTTAAGCGGGCACCACGATCATATTGATAGCTGGCGTCAAAATCAGCGTGAAAAACGGACGCAGATGAGACGACCGGATTTATGGGAAAAATATAAAGATAAAATGAAATCTATGGAGAGTGAACAATGA
- the rplS gene encoding 50S ribosomal protein L19: MTNTQSNQLKTDIPKFNSGDTLSVDVRVVEGGKERTQKFEGVVIGRKGAGISATFTLRKISGGVGVERIFPLHSPLLKTVKVTRRGKVRRAKLNYLRKLTGKATRITEKR; the protein is encoded by the coding sequence ATGACAAATACACAATCAAACCAATTAAAAACTGACATTCCAAAATTTAATTCAGGCGATACCCTTTCTGTGGACGTAAGAGTCGTTGAAGGCGGTAAAGAACGAACGCAGAAATTTGAAGGAGTGGTTATCGGTAGAAAAGGTGCAGGTATTTCTGCAACATTTACATTAAGGAAAATTTCAGGGGGAGTTGGTGTGGAACGTATTTTCCCGCTTCATTCACCTTTGCTAAAGACCGTAAAAGTAACACGGCGTGGAAAGGTGCGGAGAGCCAAACTAAATTACTTGCGAAAGCTAACTGGGAAAGCAACCAGAATTACGGAAAAGCGGTAA
- a CDS encoding MFS transporter, which produces MNRQAKIILALTGASHMVAHSLMLVYPTLMVIIKDELGLGFDALGFIALGSSFMFGLGAIPAGYFENKLGGRKLLLIFQFSCLLAGILVALSSTTTQFTLALIFVGFVASIYHPAGLTILSRRVRPMGRAMAIHGIMGSIGLALGPILATVFAEWGIWRYVYLFLASVGGVLGLATLVLIPKKDSPEELETDKALSPDSTNKKALIYFYITAVLMGLAYNGFTTFMPSHFAMNTNEFLGNLSSTFKAGFFPALVFLSGICGQWIGGILADKYPRPVVLIWVVLLNIPFLILMGISTDHYLVVWSIFLGITHFNFQPIANTLISELTHSKMRGLGFGINFFLTFGVGAIAAGLSGIIAQKFGVIWVFPTMGIILIPAVLTALMVIESTRVSS; this is translated from the coding sequence ATGAATCGACAAGCCAAAATAATTCTAGCATTAACAGGTGCTTCTCATATGGTTGCACATTCGCTCATGTTGGTTTATCCAACTTTAATGGTAATTATTAAAGATGAGCTGGGTTTGGGTTTTGATGCTCTCGGTTTTATAGCACTTGGGAGCTCATTTATGTTTGGTTTAGGGGCAATTCCTGCAGGATATTTTGAAAACAAACTCGGCGGAAGGAAACTGTTGCTCATTTTTCAGTTTTCTTGTCTTTTAGCTGGAATATTGGTGGCACTTTCCTCCACAACAACCCAATTTACCTTAGCACTCATATTTGTTGGTTTTGTTGCATCCATTTATCATCCGGCAGGATTAACCATTTTATCCAGACGGGTTCGTCCAATGGGAAGAGCCATGGCAATTCATGGAATTATGGGTTCTATTGGTTTAGCCCTAGGTCCAATTTTGGCAACCGTTTTTGCCGAGTGGGGTATATGGCGATATGTATATCTTTTTCTAGCAAGTGTCGGTGGTGTTTTAGGGCTGGCGACATTGGTTCTGATTCCCAAAAAGGATTCACCTGAGGAACTAGAAACGGATAAAGCTCTTTCCCCTGATTCAACAAATAAAAAGGCACTTATTTATTTTTACATTACAGCCGTACTAATGGGGTTGGCATACAACGGATTTACCACATTTATGCCTTCACACTTTGCCATGAATACGAATGAATTTTTAGGAAATCTTTCGAGCACATTTAAGGCAGGTTTTTTTCCTGCGTTGGTTTTTCTTTCTGGAATATGCGGACAATGGATCGGTGGAATTCTTGCGGATAAATATCCCAGACCTGTGGTATTGATTTGGGTTGTACTTCTAAATATCCCATTTCTTATATTAATGGGAATCAGTACAGATCATTATTTAGTTGTGTGGAGTATTTTTCTCGGAATTACTCATTTTAATTTTCAACCCATTGCCAATACGTTGATTTCAGAATTAACCCATTCCAAAATGCGCGGGCTTGGATTTGGTATTAATTTTTTCTTGACGTTTGGTGTGGGCGCCATTGCAGCCGGATTGAGTGGAATTATCGCACAGAAATTTGGTGTAATCTGGGTTTTTCCGACCATGGGAATCATTCTTATTCCTGCTGTACTTACTGCGCTGATGGTAATTGAAAGTACCCGAGTTTCATCTTGA
- the selA gene encoding L-seryl-tRNA(Sec) selenium transferase has protein sequence MSKSQLKSLPSVSEVLLEVGADMSLHNDYIKYIINQELKWMRSKAKGGNFPDKRKQILKKIIQKIKEAQTGSHSSVINGTGIVLHTGFGRAPMSKKIIKSVTAKLEQYSNIELDLSSGKRGQRQDHCRRNLSALCRSDDSMAVNNNAAAVFLCLNTFAEGKEVIISRGQEVEIGGSFRIPDVIRKSGCKMVEVGTTNRTRIEDYQKAISKNTALLLWVHTSNYIVKGFTQSVDLTDLVALGRKAKIPVLADLGSGALVDMDAIGLPQELPVSAVIKSGVDVVTFSGDKLLGGPQSGLIAGKKKHISTILNNPIYRTVRCDKWTIALLDETLRHYGNTKSNLALNLLKTSRMTLKSHAEKILKGVLKKKQSALGISIVETEVEAGSGSLPDAPLPSVALRFSSNKYTASKLSAAFRKLNYPIVGYCSGRAFFIDLKAILPGQHLILTDAINQI, from the coding sequence ATGTCAAAATCTCAGTTAAAATCCTTACCATCTGTATCTGAAGTGTTACTTGAAGTAGGGGCGGATATGTCTCTGCATAATGACTATATAAAATATATAATTAATCAAGAATTGAAATGGATGCGATCTAAAGCAAAAGGCGGAAATTTTCCTGATAAACGTAAACAAATTTTAAAAAAAATTATCCAAAAAATTAAGGAAGCACAAACTGGATCTCATTCATCGGTCATCAATGGTACCGGAATCGTTCTCCATACTGGATTTGGTCGAGCACCAATGTCTAAAAAAATCATTAAATCGGTAACCGCAAAACTGGAACAATATTCCAACATCGAATTGGATTTGTCCTCAGGAAAAAGAGGTCAGCGACAGGATCATTGTAGAAGGAATTTATCTGCTTTATGCCGGTCGGATGATTCTATGGCTGTCAATAACAATGCAGCCGCAGTTTTTCTTTGTTTAAACACCTTTGCTGAAGGAAAAGAAGTCATTATTTCACGCGGACAGGAAGTCGAAATTGGCGGTTCGTTCAGGATACCGGATGTTATTCGCAAAAGTGGATGCAAAATGGTGGAAGTTGGTACCACAAATCGAACGCGTATCGAAGATTATCAGAAGGCGATTTCGAAGAATACTGCTTTGCTTCTTTGGGTGCATACCAGCAATTATATTGTAAAGGGGTTTACCCAGTCGGTTGACCTAACAGATTTGGTTGCTCTCGGGCGGAAAGCTAAAATTCCGGTTCTTGCAGATTTGGGCAGCGGAGCTCTTGTGGACATGGATGCCATCGGACTTCCTCAAGAATTGCCCGTTTCAGCGGTCATAAAATCGGGTGTGGATGTGGTCACATTCTCTGGTGACAAATTGCTTGGCGGTCCTCAATCTGGCCTTATTGCAGGCAAGAAAAAACACATATCAACCATCTTAAATAACCCAATTTACCGTACCGTTCGATGTGATAAATGGACGATCGCTCTCTTAGATGAGACGTTAAGACATTATGGGAATACGAAATCGAATTTAGCCCTCAACCTTTTAAAAACATCTCGAATGACTTTAAAATCTCATGCTGAAAAAATTCTGAAAGGTGTTTTAAAAAAGAAACAATCGGCACTTGGAATTTCAATTGTAGAAACAGAAGTAGAAGCTGGAAGCGGCTCACTTCCCGATGCTCCATTGCCAAGTGTTGCGTTAAGGTTTTCCTCAAATAAATATACGGCTTCCAAACTTTCAGCCGCCTTCAGAAAGCTGAATTATCCCATTGTTGGTTACTGTTCCGGACGAGCATTTTTCATTGATTTAAAAGCCATTCTTCCCGGGCAACACCTTATCCTGACCGACGCAATTAACCAGATATAA